Within bacterium, the genomic segment TTCGGCATCTGCCTCGGCCACCAGATCCTGGCCCTGGCCCTGGGCGCGCGCACCTACAAGCTGAAGTTCGGCCACCGCGGCGGCAACCAGCCCGTGCGCGCGCCGGCGGGCGGCCGCGTGGAAATCTCCGCGCACAACCACGGCTTCGCCGTCGACCCCGCCACGCTGCCCGAGGGCGCCGCGGTCACCCTGGTCAACCTGAACGACGGCTGCTGCGAGGGGCTGGCGGCGCCGGCGCTGCGGGCCTTCGCGGTGCAGTACCACCCCGAGAGCGCGCCGGGGCCGCGCGATTCGCTGCGGCACTTCGACGACTTCGTCGCCCTGATGGCGGCCGCGCGCGGGGAGGCGACCCATGCCCAGGCGTGACGACCTGCGGACCATCCTGATCGTGGGCGCCGGACCGATCGCCATCGGCCAGGGCTGCGAGTTCGACTACTCGGGTGTGCAGGCCTGCAAGGCCCTGCGCGCCGAGGGCTACCGCGTCGTGCTGGCGAACTCGAACCCCGCGACGATCATGACCGACCCGCAGCTGGCGGACGCGACCTACGTGGAGCCGCTGACCGACGGCTTCCTGGAGCGCATCATCGAGCGTGAGCGGCCCGACGCCTTGCTGCCCACCGTCGGCGGCCAGACGGCGTTGAACCTGGCCGTGGAGCTGGCCGAGCGCGGCACGCTGGAGCGATTCGGCGTGGAGCTGATCGGCGCCCGCCTCGAGGCGATCCGCACCGCCGAGGACCGCTCCCGCTTCAAGGCCGCCATGATCGCCGCCGGCCTGCCGGTGCCGGTGAGCCGCTTCGTGCGCGCGGCCGGCGAGGTCGCCGACGCCGCCCGCGAGGTGGGCTTCCCCGCCCTGGTGCGGGCCTCGCGCACCCTCGGCGGCGCCGGCGGCGGCGTCGCCCGCGACCTCGCCGGGCTGGAGGCGGCTGTCGCGCACGGCCTGCGCCAGAGCCCCGTCGGCGAGGTGCTGGTCGAGCGGTCGCTGCTGGGCTGGAAGGAGTACGAGCTGGAGGTGATGCGCGACGGGGCCGGCAACTTCGTCGTGGTCTGCGCGATCGAGAACCTCGACCCGAT encodes:
- a CDS encoding carbamoyl phosphate synthase small subunit → FGICLGHQILALALGARTYKLKFGHRGGNQPVRAPAGGRVEISAHNHGFAVDPATLPEGAAVTLVNLNDGCCEGLAAPALRAFAVQYHPESAPGPRDSLRHFDDFVALMAAARGEATHAQA